One segment of Pontibacter akesuensis DNA contains the following:
- a CDS encoding DUF4403 family protein, with protein MRTPSIPHLLLLLLVALGFTLSGCSSTETLNTTAPAALAPADAAYQPQLSSISVPVSISIAAMEERVNQEVANLLYKDTNLNDDNVALTVTRKGRMSIRAEKDRIYFSVPLHIYAKGRWNWSPCKICPSIDKTEDTSFDVVINTESKVRLTDDYRISTFSSGDFEWGDTKPVLELGPLKIGLARFVEPALRNQMNTLSKQLDTELQRRLDMKKYVQEAWLLLQQPVKLDEAMNAWLTVVPKEVRMAPLQAKNGMLSTRLGITSYITVTTNGKPVTQLNRNLPKLIVDSHMSDEIQVGLTANIPYAHASKLLQEQVAKKTYTFDEGKSQLTVNEAAISPNGEQLVLMLDVNGKTKAGLFTKKIVGKVYLRGTPYYDTASASIRLRDVDYDLETKDRLLNTASWLAKNKFIDMIQEQVNIPVKGELENARRMLQATLDTQGRVHESVLLRGNITSVTPDNIYLTPQGIKAVVNAKGTLTATVDNL; from the coding sequence TTGCGTACACCATCCATACCACACCTGCTGCTGCTTTTGCTAGTGGCCCTGGGCTTTACCCTGTCCGGCTGCTCCAGCACCGAAACACTGAACACAACTGCCCCGGCGGCACTTGCCCCGGCTGACGCTGCCTATCAGCCGCAGCTTTCCTCTATTTCTGTGCCCGTTTCCATATCTATTGCGGCCATGGAGGAGCGGGTGAACCAGGAGGTGGCCAACCTACTCTACAAAGACACCAACCTGAACGATGATAATGTTGCCCTGACGGTTACCCGGAAAGGACGAATGAGCATCCGCGCTGAAAAAGACCGGATATACTTCTCTGTGCCGCTGCACATTTACGCCAAAGGCCGGTGGAACTGGTCGCCGTGCAAAATCTGCCCTTCCATAGACAAAACCGAGGATACCAGCTTTGATGTGGTGATCAACACCGAAAGCAAAGTGCGCCTGACGGATGACTACCGCATCAGCACCTTCTCGAGCGGCGATTTTGAGTGGGGCGACACCAAGCCGGTGCTGGAGTTGGGCCCACTCAAAATAGGCCTTGCCCGCTTTGTGGAGCCTGCGCTGCGCAACCAGATGAACACACTCTCCAAACAATTGGACACAGAGCTACAGCGCCGCCTGGACATGAAGAAGTATGTGCAGGAGGCCTGGCTACTGCTGCAGCAGCCCGTGAAACTGGACGAGGCTATGAACGCCTGGCTTACCGTAGTACCGAAGGAGGTGCGCATGGCGCCGCTGCAGGCAAAGAACGGCATGCTAAGCACGCGTCTCGGCATCACCTCTTACATCACCGTTACTACCAATGGCAAGCCTGTTACGCAGCTGAACCGCAACCTGCCCAAGCTGATCGTGGACAGCCACATGAGCGATGAGATACAGGTGGGCCTGACCGCCAATATTCCGTATGCCCACGCCAGCAAGCTGTTGCAGGAGCAGGTGGCAAAGAAAACATACACGTTTGATGAGGGCAAGAGCCAGCTTACCGTGAATGAGGCAGCCATTTCGCCAAATGGGGAGCAGTTGGTGCTGATGCTGGATGTGAACGGCAAGACCAAAGCAGGCCTGTTCACCAAGAAGATTGTGGGCAAAGTATACCTGCGCGGCACGCCCTACTACGACACCGCCTCAGCTTCTATCCGGCTGCGCGACGTGGACTATGACCTGGAGACAAAAGACAGGCTGCTTAACACGGCTAGCTGGCTGGCAAAAAACAAGTTTATCGACATGATTCAGGAGCAGGTGAATATTCCGGTGAAGGGAGAACTGGAAAACGCCCGCAGGATGCTGCAGGCGACGCTTGACACCCAGGGCCGGGTGCATGAGTCGGTGCTGCTTCGCGGCAATATCACCTCCGTAACACCCGACAACATTTACCTGACCCCGCAGGGCATCAAAGCCGTGGTGAATGCCAAAGGAACACTAACAGCCACGGTGGATAATTTGTAA
- a CDS encoding DUF6503 family protein, whose amino-acid sequence MKNLIKQLLFLCLLALPFTAATAQQTDAKAKSVADKVMKNMGGEKNWKKTRFLAWTFNDQYQIWDKKDNRFRWEMDSLVAVINTQTKDGKVYVEGQEVQDPATKQKMLDRAYALWINNSYWLVMPFKLQDPGVTLKYVGEEQTIDGAKADVLQMTFEEVGLTPQNKYHVWVDKDKGLVTQWAFFRKFDDAEPAFTRRWSNYQDFGKIKLASDRSNPQSDFELFNIAAPANVPDAVFNSPTPVEKL is encoded by the coding sequence TTGAAAAACCTGATAAAACAGCTGCTGTTTCTGTGCCTGCTGGCGCTTCCCTTTACGGCGGCCACCGCACAGCAAACCGACGCCAAAGCCAAATCCGTCGCAGATAAGGTGATGAAGAATATGGGCGGCGAGAAGAACTGGAAGAAAACCCGTTTCCTTGCCTGGACCTTTAACGACCAGTACCAGATCTGGGACAAGAAGGACAACCGCTTCCGCTGGGAAATGGACAGTCTGGTAGCCGTGATCAACACCCAAACCAAAGACGGGAAAGTATACGTGGAGGGGCAGGAGGTGCAGGACCCGGCCACCAAACAGAAAATGCTGGACCGCGCCTATGCCCTCTGGATCAACAACTCGTACTGGCTGGTGATGCCCTTTAAGCTGCAGGACCCGGGCGTGACGCTGAAGTACGTGGGCGAAGAGCAAACCATAGATGGCGCCAAGGCCGACGTGCTGCAGATGACGTTTGAGGAGGTGGGGCTCACGCCGCAGAACAAGTACCATGTGTGGGTGGACAAAGACAAGGGGCTGGTAACGCAGTGGGCGTTTTTTAGAAAGTTTGACGACGCGGAGCCCGCCTTCACCCGCCGCTGGAGCAACTACCAGGACTTCGGTAAAATAAAGCTGGCCAGCGACCGAAGCAACCCGCAAAGCGACTTCGAGCTGTTCAACATTGCCGCGCCCGCCAACGTGCCGGATGCCGTTTTCAACAGTCCAACGCCTGTGGAAAAGCTCTAA
- a CDS encoding YihY/virulence factor BrkB family protein → MANYTLGGIFQLIKASGSEFMENNSLRLGAALAFNAIFSIPPLLLIIIKAAGYFFGEKAVSGELEHQVAVAMGPKAAEEVQTMVQNASMNDSSGWALWVGIGTLIFASTTFFVTLQQSLNSVWNLKVKPTSGIMRMAKERLFSFGLILSISLLMLISLVLSAAVAVLSNYLSDLLPGIGVWVIKLIDFAVSVGIITLLFGLIFKFLPDGNIRWKDTLIGALITAILFTLGKLLISWYIGTSDPGSAYGAAGSIIIILVWIYYSSMIVFFGAEFTQQYAERYGVPISPKPHAVFVEEREVTDKPADRKGTGRPPAEGRYEG, encoded by the coding sequence ATGGCTAATTATACTCTTGGTGGAATCTTTCAGCTTATTAAAGCGTCCGGTTCCGAGTTCATGGAAAACAATTCGTTGCGGCTCGGGGCGGCACTGGCATTCAACGCCATTTTCTCCATTCCCCCGCTGCTCCTGATCATTATAAAAGCGGCAGGCTATTTTTTCGGGGAAAAGGCGGTATCGGGCGAGTTGGAGCACCAGGTAGCCGTTGCTATGGGCCCGAAGGCAGCGGAAGAGGTGCAAACTATGGTGCAAAACGCCAGCATGAACGATTCTTCCGGCTGGGCACTATGGGTGGGCATCGGCACACTTATTTTCGCCTCCACCACCTTCTTCGTTACGCTGCAGCAGTCGCTTAACAGCGTCTGGAACCTGAAGGTAAAGCCCACGAGCGGCATCATGCGTATGGCCAAAGAGCGCCTTTTCTCTTTTGGCCTGATTCTGAGCATCTCGCTGCTCATGCTGATTTCCCTGGTGCTAAGTGCCGCGGTGGCCGTGCTCAGCAACTACCTCTCTGATCTGCTGCCTGGCATTGGGGTGTGGGTGATCAAGCTGATCGACTTTGCCGTTTCCGTTGGCATCATCACGCTGCTGTTCGGGCTGATCTTCAAATTCCTCCCTGACGGCAACATCCGCTGGAAAGACACCCTCATTGGTGCCCTGATCACGGCTATCCTGTTTACACTCGGCAAGTTGCTCATCAGCTGGTACATCGGCACCTCCGATCCTGGATCTGCCTATGGCGCAGCAGGCTCTATTATCATCATACTTGTCTGGATCTACTACTCCTCCATGATCGTGTTTTTCGGGGCGGAGTTCACGCAGCAGTACGCCGAACGCTATGGCGTGCCTATTTCGCCGAAGCCACATGCTGTTTTTGTAGAGGAGCGTGAGGTAACCGACAAACCGGCAGACCGCAAGGGAACAGGAAGGCCTCCGGCCGAAGGCAGGTATGAGGGCTAA
- the rlmN gene encoding 23S rRNA (adenine(2503)-C(2))-methyltransferase RlmN: MSMIAELNILNKKDIRKLTLDDLKAWFVEQGEKPFRAKQVYEWLWKHSARSFTEMNNVSLALREKLDQHFAINSVQVATEQISNDGTIKSAFKLHDNNIVEGVLIPHDERKTACVSSQVGCSLTCKFCATGYMDRVRNIDAAEIYDQVVRINEQSLRQYGQPLSNIVYMGMGEPLLNYANVMKSIERITAHDGLGMAARRITVSTAGIAKMIKKMADDGIKANLALSLHAANDEKRNQIMPINETNSLEALTDALKYYHEVTGRKVTYEYIVFENFNDTVQDAEDLLRFSKIIPCKINLIEYNPIENADFQNTDEDRMQKFIYYLADRGLQVNVRRSRGKDIDAACGQLAVKEKQPA; this comes from the coding sequence ATGAGTATGATTGCAGAACTAAATATCCTGAATAAGAAGGACATCCGGAAGCTAACGCTGGACGACCTGAAGGCCTGGTTTGTGGAGCAGGGCGAGAAGCCTTTCCGTGCCAAGCAAGTATACGAGTGGCTTTGGAAGCACTCTGCACGGTCGTTCACGGAGATGAACAACGTGAGCCTGGCCCTGCGCGAGAAGCTGGACCAGCATTTCGCGATCAACTCGGTGCAGGTGGCCACGGAGCAAATCAGCAACGACGGCACCATCAAGTCAGCCTTTAAGCTGCACGACAACAATATTGTAGAAGGCGTGCTGATTCCGCACGATGAGCGCAAAACAGCCTGTGTGAGTAGCCAGGTGGGTTGCTCGCTCACCTGCAAGTTCTGCGCCACCGGCTACATGGACCGTGTCCGCAACATCGACGCTGCCGAGATCTACGACCAGGTAGTGCGTATTAACGAGCAGAGCCTGCGCCAGTACGGGCAGCCGCTGAGCAACATCGTGTACATGGGAATGGGCGAGCCTTTGCTGAACTACGCCAACGTCATGAAGAGCATCGAGCGCATCACGGCTCATGATGGCCTGGGCATGGCCGCGCGTCGCATCACCGTAAGTACAGCCGGTATTGCCAAGATGATCAAGAAGATGGCGGATGACGGTATCAAGGCGAACCTTGCTTTGTCGCTGCACGCGGCAAACGATGAGAAGCGCAACCAGATCATGCCCATCAACGAGACCAATTCGCTGGAGGCCCTGACGGACGCGCTGAAATACTACCACGAGGTAACCGGCCGCAAAGTAACGTATGAGTACATTGTATTCGAGAATTTCAACGATACGGTGCAGGATGCCGAGGATCTGCTGCGCTTTTCCAAGATAATCCCCTGCAAGATCAACCTCATAGAATACAACCCTATTGAGAACGCTGACTTCCAGAACACGGACGAAGACCGCATGCAGAAGTTTATCTACTATTTAGCGGATAGAGGCCTGCAGGTAAACGTGCGCCGTAGCCGTGGCAAAGACATCGACGCCGCCTGCGGACAACTGGCCGTGAAGGAAAAGCAGCCCGCATAA